A section of the Labrus mixtus chromosome 15, fLabMix1.1, whole genome shotgun sequence genome encodes:
- the brpf1 gene encoding peregrin isoform X2, translating into MGLDFDVKTFCHNLRATKPPYECPVETCRKVYKSYSGIEYHLYHYDHDNPTPAQTVPQKKRKGRPPRASLAGSGDTDEGERNVSGGPGQGGNTPGSPNHSEHSHSPGRETMTYAQAQRMVELELQGRIHRISIFENIDVVSEEDSDADDAPPSGTGGSGGGVCNGSDGGGSEVGGSGKDRQDMPSSNGGKSTPKSGKHKSKEKKKDGSSHHHSSQSGPAVKLPEAVFRELDQERPDAPPRPLSYYRYIDKSVEELDEEVEYDIDEEDYIWLDIMNDKRRRDGVTPIPQEVFEYLMDRLEKESYFESHNKADPSTLIDEDAVCCICNDGECQNSNVILFCDMCNLAVHQECYGVPYIPEGQWLCRRCLQSPSRAVDCALCPNKGGAFKQTDDARWAHVVCALWIPEVCFANTVFLEPIDSIEHIPPARWKLTCYICKQRGSGACIQCHKANCYTAFHVTCAQQAGLYMKMEPVRETGANGTSFSVRKTAYCDIHTPPGSARPLGGVGGASMGSSHSEGELEEDDEPSIGHDDDSKGWSSERAKRAKAKSRLKMKRARKILAERRAAAPVVSVPCIPPHRLSKITSNLTVPRKSQFMQRLHSYWTLKRQSRNGVPLLRRLQTHLQSQRHIDPVPPQPPSQLPPLPPQRDSEEKQSALKEQLKAWQRLRHDLERARLLVELIRKREKLKRETIKVQQMVLEMQLTPLLVLLRSTLEQLQERDTNNFFTEPVPLAEVPDYLDHIDTPMDFQTMWNLLESHRYLTFEAFEADFGLIVNNCLKYNAKDTVFYRAALRLREMGGAVIRTARRQAERIGFDYETGMHLQREPSPESQREQERDRERERERDRERDRDRERERLMSSNEDELLLMENRRRLPLEEQLHYLQTRLDEVSSGKHSIGQSRRAKALRKEISVIKRKLAHQREGGSGLGGRESVGGGDRGSSLPHHPSSAGHLDEGGESSSQEIGGKDLNVSALAPEVGRRTSVLFSKKNQKMAGPPKRPGRPPKNRDAGYAGAGVSQSPIGPPQLPLLSSTRQRKRPRSPRSSSSSDSDSDNDDLLPGLPSNGFDGGNQPVTESFRVYRNDTRLPRSSSDSESTTSSSSSAASDRTSTTPSKQGRGKASFSRSAFQEDSSEETSGTENDSYSVGGSRSVSHLVRGRDRSGCWMTSDDYSSLEALDLVWAKCRGYPSYPALIIDPKMPREGVFHRGVPIPVPPLDVLKLGEQMTQEAREHLFLVLFFDNKRTWQWLPRSKLVPLGVDQELDKEKMLEGRKSNIRKSVQVAYHRAMQHRSKVQGDPSSETSDSD; encoded by the exons ATGGGGCTGGACTTCGATGTGAAGACCTTCTGTCACAATCTACGGGCCACCAAGCCCCCTTACGAGTGTCCTGTTGAGACTTGTCGTAAGGTCTACAAAAGCTACAGTGGAATCGAGTACCACCTCTACCACTACGACCATGACAACCCGACTCCTGCGCAGACTGTGCcccagaagaagaggaagggacGACCTCCTCGCGCCTCGTTGGCCGGGTCGGGGGATACAGACGAGGGAGAACGTAACGTAAGTGGCGGTCCGGGGCAGGGAGGGAACACACCTGGAAGCCCCAACCACTCGGAACACTCTCACTCCCCGGGCAGAGAGACAATGACCTATGCCCAGGCGCAGCGTATGGtggagctggagctgcaggGGCGTATCCACCGCATTAGCATCTTCGAGAACATCGACGTGGTGTCAGAGGAAGACAGTGACGCGGACGACGCTCCTCCATCTGGTACCGGAGGGAGCGGTGGAGGAGTGTGTAACGGTAGTGATGGAGGAGGTAGCGAGGTAGGAGGTAGTGGCAAGGACCGCCAGGATATGCCGTCTTCTAATGGGGGGAAATCCACCCCAAAGTCTGGGAAGCATAAaagtaaagagaagaagaaggacggCTCGTCTCATCATCACAGCTCTCAGTCCGGGCCTGCAGTCAAGCTGCCTGAGGCGGTCTTCAGAGAGCTGGACCAAGAGAGACCGGATGCACCTCCTCGGCCTTTATCCTACTACAG GTATATTGATAAGTCCGTCGAGGAGCTGGATGAGGAGGTAGAGTATGACATCGATGAAGAGGACTACATTTGGCTTGACATCATGAATGACAAGCGGCGGCGGGACGGTGTGACACCCATCCCTCAGGAGGTCTTTGAGTACCTCATGGACCGATTGGAGAAGGAGTCCTACTTTGAGAGCCATAACAAG GCGGACCCCAGCACCCTAATCGACGAAGATGCTGTCTGCTGCATCTGCAACGATGGAGAATGTCAGAACAGCAATGTGATCCTGTTCTGTGACATGTGTAACCTCGCCGTGCATCAGGAGTGTTACGGTGTGCCCTACATCCCAGAGGGCCAGTGGTTGTGTCGGCGCTGCCTGCAGTCGCCTAGTCGAGCTGTGGACTGTGCTCTGTGTCCCAACAAGGGAGGCGCTTTCAAACAGACAGACGACGCACGCTGGGCCCATGTGGTGTGTGCCCTCTGGATCCCAGAG GTCTGCTTTGCTAACACAGTCTTCCTGGAGCCGATTGATAGCATCGAACACATTCCTCCTGCTCGCTGGAAGCTCACCTGCTACATCTGCAAGCAGCGCGGGTCGGGTGCCTGCATCCAGTGTCACAAAGCCAACTGTTACACCGCCTTCCACGTCACGTGTGCCCAGCAGGCGGGCCTCTATATGAAAATGGAGCCCGTCAGAGAAACCGGGGCCAACGGCACCTCGTTCAGCGTCCGCAAGACGGCGTACTGTGACATCCACACGCCTCCGGGATCAGCGCGACCCCTGGGAGGCGTTGGCGGCGCGAGCATGGGTTCTTCTCACAGCGAGGGCGAGCTGGAGGAGGACGACGAGCCCAGCATCGGCCATGACGACGATTCAAAGGGCTGGAGCTCTGAGCGAGCCAAGAGGGCGAAGGCCAAGTCGAGGCTGAAGATGAAAAGAGCGAGGAAGATCTtagctgagaggagagctgccgCACCGGTTGTGTCTGTGCCCTGCATCCCTCCCCACAG GCTGAGTAAAATCACCAGTAACTTGACAGTACCCAGGAAGAGCCAGTTCATGCAGCGACTGCACAGCTACTGGACGTTAAAGAGGCAAAGTCGTAACGGCGTTCCTCTGCTACGCCGGCTCCAAACGCATCTACAGTCGCAGCGGCATATTGACCCTGTCCCTCCTCAACCTCCTTCACAGCTCCCTCCG ttgcCGCCTCAGAGggacagtgaggagaaacaatCGGCACTGAAGGAGCAGCTGAAGGCGTGGCAGAGACTGAGACACGACTTGGAGAGGGCCAGGCTACTGGTGGAGCTCATCcggaagagagagaaactcaAGAGGGAGACG ATTAAAGTGCAGCAGATGGTGCTGGAGATGCAGCTGACTCCCCTCCTGGTGCTGTTGAGGAGCACGCTGGAACAGTTgcaggagagagacacaaacaacttcTTCACTGAGCCTGTACCGCTGGCAGAG GTGCCTGACTACCTGGACCACATTGACACTCCAATGGACTTCCAGACTATGTGGAACCTGCTGGAGTCCCATCGCTACCTCACTTTTGAGGCGTTTGAGGCTGACTTTGGCCTCATTGTTAACAACTGCCTCAAGTACAACGCTAAGGACACGGTCTTCTACCGCGCTGCCCTGCGGCTCAGAGAAATGGGCGGGGCTGTCATTAGGACTGCCAGGCGGCAAGCTGAACGGATAGGCTTCGACTACGAGACCGGCATGCATCTCCAGCGAGAGCCGAGCCCAGAAAGTCAGCGCGAGCaggagagagaccgagagagggAGCGGGAACGAGACAGAGAGCGGGACAGGGATCGAGAAAGAGAACGACTGATGTCGTCCAACGAAGATG AGCTCCTCCTGATGGAGAACAGGCGACGGCTGCCgctggaggagcagctgcaTTACCTGCAGACGCGTCTCGATGAGGTCAGCTCGGGAAAGCACAGCATTGGTCAGTCGCGTAGAGCCAAAGCTCTGAGGAAAGAAATCAGTGTCATCAAAAGGAAGCTCGCACACCAGAGGGAGGGAGGCTCAGGACTGGGGGGCAGGGAGTCTGTGGGAGGAGGCGACCGCGGCTCTTCTCTCCCCCATCACCCATCTTCTGCAGGACACCTTGACGAAGGGGGAGAAAGCAGCAGCCAGGAGATCGGAGGAAAAG ACCTAAATGTGTCTGCCCTGGCTCCCGAGGTGGGCCGGCGGACATCTGTCCTCTTCTCCAAGAAGAACCAAAAAATGGCTGGACCCCCCAAAAGGCCAGGACGCCCTCCCAAGAACAGGGATGCTGGGTACGCCGGGGCAGGTGTGAGTCAAAGCCCCATTGGTCCCCCTCAGCTTCCCCTTTTGTCCTCGACCAGGCAGAGGAAGAGGCCGCGCAGCCCccgcagcagctccagctctgACAGCGACAGTGACAATGACGACCTGCTCCCCG GTTTGCCCAGTAACGGTTTTGATGGCGGTAACCAGCCTGTGACAGAGAGCTTCCGTGTGTACAGAAACGACACCCGTCTCCCTCGTTCCAGCTCGGACTCTGAGTCcacaaccagcagcagcagcagtgcagctTCTGACAGAACCAG TACGACTCCCTCTAAGCAGGGCAGAGGAAAGGCCTCGTTCTCTCGCTCCGCCTTCCAGGAGGACAGCAGTGAGGAGACGTCGGGCACTGAAAATGATTCCTACTCAGTCGGGGGATCGCGGAGCGTTTCACATT TGGTGCGCGGTCGAGACAGGTCAGGATGCTGGATGACTTCTGATGACTATTCTTCTCTTGAAGCTCTGGATCTGGTGTGGGCCAAATGCAGAGGCTATCCTTCATATCCTGCACTG ATAATTGACCCGAAGATGCCGAGGGAGGGAGTGTTCCACCGTGGTGTCCCAATCCCCGTCCCCCCTTTGGATGTGCTGAAACTAGGAGAGCAGATGACCCAGGAGGCGAGGGAGCACTTGTTCCTGGTCCTTTTCTTTGACAACAAGAGAACCTG GCAGTGGCTGCCGCGCTCGAAGCTCGTGCCGCTAGGTGTGGACCAGGAGCTGGACAAGGAGAAGATGCTGGAGGGCAGAAAATCAAACATCCGCAAGTCAGTGCAGGTGGCCTACCACCGCGCCATGCAGCACCGCAGCAAGGTGCAGGGAGACCCCAGCAGTGAGACCAGTGACAGTgactga
- the brpf1 gene encoding peregrin isoform X3, whose translation MGLDFDVKTFCHNLRATKPPYECPVETCRKVYKSYSGIEYHLYHYDHDNPTPAQTVPQKKRKGRPPRASLAGSGDTDEGERNVSGGPGQGGNTPGSPNHSEHSHSPGRETMTYAQAQRMVELELQGRIHRISIFENIDVVSEEDSDADDAPPSGTGGSGGGVCNGSDGGGSEVGGSGKDRQDMPSSNGGKSTPKSGKHKSKEKKKDGSSHHHSSQSGPAVKLPEAVFRELDQERPDAPPRPLSYYRYIDKSVEELDEEVEYDIDEEDYIWLDIMNDKRRRDGVTPIPQEVFEYLMDRLEKESYFESHNKADPSTLIDEDAVCCICNDGECQNSNVILFCDMCNLAVHQECYGVPYIPEGQWLCRRCLQSPSRAVDCALCPNKGGAFKQTDDARWAHVVCALWIPEVCFANTVFLEPIDSIEHIPPARWKLTCYICKQRGSGACIQCHKANCYTAFHVTCAQQAGLYMKMEPVRETGANGTSFSVRKTAYCDIHTPPGSARPLGGVGGASMGSSHSEGELEEDDEPSIGHDDDSKGWSSERAKRAKAKSRLKMKRARKILAERRAAAPVVSVPCIPPHRLSKITSNLTVPRKSQFMQRLHSYWTLKRQSRNGVPLLRRLQTHLQSQRHIDPVPPQPPSQLPPLPPQRDSEEKQSALKEQLKAWQRLRHDLERARLLVELIRKREKLKRETIKVQQMVLEMQLTPLLVLLRSTLEQLQERDTNNFFTEPVPLAEVPDYLDHIDTPMDFQTMWNLLESHRYLTFEAFEADFGLIVNNCLKYNAKDTVFYRAALRLREMGGAVIRTARRQAERIGFDYETGMHLQREPSPESQREQERDRERERERDRERDRDRERERLMSSNEDAASISPPPLSELLLMENRRRLPLEEQLHYLQTRLDEVSSGKHSIGQSRRAKALRKEISVIKRKLAHQREGGSGLGGRESVGGGDRGSSLPHHPSSAGHLDEGGESSSQEIGGKDLNVSALAPEVGRRTSVLFSKKNQKMAGPPKRPGRPPKNRDAGYAGAGVSQSPIGPPQLPLLSSTRQRKRPRSPRSSSSSDSDSDNDDLLPGLPSNGFDGGNQPVTESFRVYRNDTRLPRSSSDSESTTSSSSSAASDRTSTTPSKQGRGKASFSRSAFQEDSSEETSGTENDSYSVGGSRSVSHSLDLVWAKCRGYPSYPALIIDPKMPREGVFHRGVPIPVPPLDVLKLGEQMTQEAREHLFLVLFFDNKRTWQWLPRSKLVPLGVDQELDKEKMLEGRKSNIRKSVQVAYHRAMQHRSKVQGDPSSETSDSD comes from the exons ATGGGGCTGGACTTCGATGTGAAGACCTTCTGTCACAATCTACGGGCCACCAAGCCCCCTTACGAGTGTCCTGTTGAGACTTGTCGTAAGGTCTACAAAAGCTACAGTGGAATCGAGTACCACCTCTACCACTACGACCATGACAACCCGACTCCTGCGCAGACTGTGCcccagaagaagaggaagggacGACCTCCTCGCGCCTCGTTGGCCGGGTCGGGGGATACAGACGAGGGAGAACGTAACGTAAGTGGCGGTCCGGGGCAGGGAGGGAACACACCTGGAAGCCCCAACCACTCGGAACACTCTCACTCCCCGGGCAGAGAGACAATGACCTATGCCCAGGCGCAGCGTATGGtggagctggagctgcaggGGCGTATCCACCGCATTAGCATCTTCGAGAACATCGACGTGGTGTCAGAGGAAGACAGTGACGCGGACGACGCTCCTCCATCTGGTACCGGAGGGAGCGGTGGAGGAGTGTGTAACGGTAGTGATGGAGGAGGTAGCGAGGTAGGAGGTAGTGGCAAGGACCGCCAGGATATGCCGTCTTCTAATGGGGGGAAATCCACCCCAAAGTCTGGGAAGCATAAaagtaaagagaagaagaaggacggCTCGTCTCATCATCACAGCTCTCAGTCCGGGCCTGCAGTCAAGCTGCCTGAGGCGGTCTTCAGAGAGCTGGACCAAGAGAGACCGGATGCACCTCCTCGGCCTTTATCCTACTACAG GTATATTGATAAGTCCGTCGAGGAGCTGGATGAGGAGGTAGAGTATGACATCGATGAAGAGGACTACATTTGGCTTGACATCATGAATGACAAGCGGCGGCGGGACGGTGTGACACCCATCCCTCAGGAGGTCTTTGAGTACCTCATGGACCGATTGGAGAAGGAGTCCTACTTTGAGAGCCATAACAAG GCGGACCCCAGCACCCTAATCGACGAAGATGCTGTCTGCTGCATCTGCAACGATGGAGAATGTCAGAACAGCAATGTGATCCTGTTCTGTGACATGTGTAACCTCGCCGTGCATCAGGAGTGTTACGGTGTGCCCTACATCCCAGAGGGCCAGTGGTTGTGTCGGCGCTGCCTGCAGTCGCCTAGTCGAGCTGTGGACTGTGCTCTGTGTCCCAACAAGGGAGGCGCTTTCAAACAGACAGACGACGCACGCTGGGCCCATGTGGTGTGTGCCCTCTGGATCCCAGAG GTCTGCTTTGCTAACACAGTCTTCCTGGAGCCGATTGATAGCATCGAACACATTCCTCCTGCTCGCTGGAAGCTCACCTGCTACATCTGCAAGCAGCGCGGGTCGGGTGCCTGCATCCAGTGTCACAAAGCCAACTGTTACACCGCCTTCCACGTCACGTGTGCCCAGCAGGCGGGCCTCTATATGAAAATGGAGCCCGTCAGAGAAACCGGGGCCAACGGCACCTCGTTCAGCGTCCGCAAGACGGCGTACTGTGACATCCACACGCCTCCGGGATCAGCGCGACCCCTGGGAGGCGTTGGCGGCGCGAGCATGGGTTCTTCTCACAGCGAGGGCGAGCTGGAGGAGGACGACGAGCCCAGCATCGGCCATGACGACGATTCAAAGGGCTGGAGCTCTGAGCGAGCCAAGAGGGCGAAGGCCAAGTCGAGGCTGAAGATGAAAAGAGCGAGGAAGATCTtagctgagaggagagctgccgCACCGGTTGTGTCTGTGCCCTGCATCCCTCCCCACAG GCTGAGTAAAATCACCAGTAACTTGACAGTACCCAGGAAGAGCCAGTTCATGCAGCGACTGCACAGCTACTGGACGTTAAAGAGGCAAAGTCGTAACGGCGTTCCTCTGCTACGCCGGCTCCAAACGCATCTACAGTCGCAGCGGCATATTGACCCTGTCCCTCCTCAACCTCCTTCACAGCTCCCTCCG ttgcCGCCTCAGAGggacagtgaggagaaacaatCGGCACTGAAGGAGCAGCTGAAGGCGTGGCAGAGACTGAGACACGACTTGGAGAGGGCCAGGCTACTGGTGGAGCTCATCcggaagagagagaaactcaAGAGGGAGACG ATTAAAGTGCAGCAGATGGTGCTGGAGATGCAGCTGACTCCCCTCCTGGTGCTGTTGAGGAGCACGCTGGAACAGTTgcaggagagagacacaaacaacttcTTCACTGAGCCTGTACCGCTGGCAGAG GTGCCTGACTACCTGGACCACATTGACACTCCAATGGACTTCCAGACTATGTGGAACCTGCTGGAGTCCCATCGCTACCTCACTTTTGAGGCGTTTGAGGCTGACTTTGGCCTCATTGTTAACAACTGCCTCAAGTACAACGCTAAGGACACGGTCTTCTACCGCGCTGCCCTGCGGCTCAGAGAAATGGGCGGGGCTGTCATTAGGACTGCCAGGCGGCAAGCTGAACGGATAGGCTTCGACTACGAGACCGGCATGCATCTCCAGCGAGAGCCGAGCCCAGAAAGTCAGCGCGAGCaggagagagaccgagagagggAGCGGGAACGAGACAGAGAGCGGGACAGGGATCGAGAAAGAGAACGACTGATGTCGTCCAACGAAGATG CAGCCTCTATCTCTCCCCCGCCCCTCTCAGAGCTCCTCCTGATGGAGAACAGGCGACGGCTGCCgctggaggagcagctgcaTTACCTGCAGACGCGTCTCGATGAGGTCAGCTCGGGAAAGCACAGCATTGGTCAGTCGCGTAGAGCCAAAGCTCTGAGGAAAGAAATCAGTGTCATCAAAAGGAAGCTCGCACACCAGAGGGAGGGAGGCTCAGGACTGGGGGGCAGGGAGTCTGTGGGAGGAGGCGACCGCGGCTCTTCTCTCCCCCATCACCCATCTTCTGCAGGACACCTTGACGAAGGGGGAGAAAGCAGCAGCCAGGAGATCGGAGGAAAAG ACCTAAATGTGTCTGCCCTGGCTCCCGAGGTGGGCCGGCGGACATCTGTCCTCTTCTCCAAGAAGAACCAAAAAATGGCTGGACCCCCCAAAAGGCCAGGACGCCCTCCCAAGAACAGGGATGCTGGGTACGCCGGGGCAGGTGTGAGTCAAAGCCCCATTGGTCCCCCTCAGCTTCCCCTTTTGTCCTCGACCAGGCAGAGGAAGAGGCCGCGCAGCCCccgcagcagctccagctctgACAGCGACAGTGACAATGACGACCTGCTCCCCG GTTTGCCCAGTAACGGTTTTGATGGCGGTAACCAGCCTGTGACAGAGAGCTTCCGTGTGTACAGAAACGACACCCGTCTCCCTCGTTCCAGCTCGGACTCTGAGTCcacaaccagcagcagcagcagtgcagctTCTGACAGAACCAG TACGACTCCCTCTAAGCAGGGCAGAGGAAAGGCCTCGTTCTCTCGCTCCGCCTTCCAGGAGGACAGCAGTGAGGAGACGTCGGGCACTGAAAATGATTCCTACTCAGTCGGGGGATCGCGGAGCGTTTCACATT CTCTGGATCTGGTGTGGGCCAAATGCAGAGGCTATCCTTCATATCCTGCACTG ATAATTGACCCGAAGATGCCGAGGGAGGGAGTGTTCCACCGTGGTGTCCCAATCCCCGTCCCCCCTTTGGATGTGCTGAAACTAGGAGAGCAGATGACCCAGGAGGCGAGGGAGCACTTGTTCCTGGTCCTTTTCTTTGACAACAAGAGAACCTG GCAGTGGCTGCCGCGCTCGAAGCTCGTGCCGCTAGGTGTGGACCAGGAGCTGGACAAGGAGAAGATGCTGGAGGGCAGAAAATCAAACATCCGCAAGTCAGTGCAGGTGGCCTACCACCGCGCCATGCAGCACCGCAGCAAGGTGCAGGGAGACCCCAGCAGTGAGACCAGTGACAGTgactga